A genome region from Streptomyces antimycoticus includes the following:
- a CDS encoding SUMF1/EgtB/PvdO family nonheme iron enzyme, producing MSAPVDERLRRLRHELDDHARVAEHLGIDLERPLRSLDDGYPENAIALVGKITEKLLKQLWRHHEVAGDPSGRMLSELIKGCRPHIRSTTVLDALTDIQRLRNRSTHDGYEIAEEDGLLAVRRLVDVLAWFTSTASPALTGNDPRMQPEVARRVEFLAGLYLTLGYRVSKRFVLSTETVYQLFCRESGVRLEYVELLLSKDAAELRNVLETTGGELLKTRLPKLTRFVILDDAVEQLHPLLGHDYRIVGYEGFIDTVVDLQAHLASCATAAPEMPRERRPLPGALLTTDPHTGESRITETEDAEQLLTRLMQESANVLITGKPGSGKSTLLRALVNDTPATARRFRFYFDLSLKPKDEAFAEYVARMLAPCVPGERARAFDLFLYLIRSGSALCVLDAVDEAVDEPSPEGFLRLFADLASVLSAESCVVLSSRVSFLADSPQIRRLLDCSSAISEQLVEQMYANGVDPQRVPRFSMLRLTDTPADREPASDTGAAVLSTPLARRLQNALDIAGTPTVAELIGTHIDHALADAGLAHLAPALVDTCGRAFLEDRTVFPLLELHNALGPQAFDGGRITPEDFRLIPLFRPAGPQALAFIHSAYQELLAARYLSTPDGREQAAELPGAPYLTEQVRAFLAAHPTANAHPALAEDCVLHPGVYLVGPAERLLLRRVHHPIRFDRYPVTVARYRPFLQALRPDGTSPWDHPDQPPGTTHAPWTERLRAPDYYDDPRFDDHPAICVSWWAAYSFAAFEGKRLPTSLEWEAAARGTDGRLFPWGDTPDLDAVNCADTWAGRPLVTYQACKEEFDRGGLGHAWVTPVDARPANRSPYGIADMVGNVWEWTSTSVGDPDEAVICGGAFDNPLRAVQASAKGLFRRSRASNAVGFRCVTELSPTIGDDVKEDPQP from the coding sequence GTGAGCGCTCCGGTGGACGAGCGGCTACGCCGGTTACGGCACGAGCTGGACGATCACGCCCGGGTCGCGGAGCACCTCGGGATCGATCTGGAGCGGCCCTTACGGTCGCTGGACGACGGCTATCCGGAGAACGCCATCGCCCTGGTCGGCAAGATCACCGAGAAGCTGCTCAAGCAGCTGTGGCGCCACCATGAGGTGGCCGGCGACCCGTCCGGCCGCATGCTCAGCGAGCTGATCAAAGGCTGCCGCCCGCACATCCGCAGCACCACAGTCCTCGATGCGCTGACCGACATCCAGCGCCTGCGCAACCGCTCCACCCACGACGGCTACGAGATCGCCGAAGAAGACGGCCTGCTCGCCGTGCGCCGCCTGGTCGATGTGCTCGCCTGGTTCACCAGCACTGCCAGTCCCGCCCTGACCGGGAACGACCCGCGGATGCAACCTGAAGTCGCGCGCCGCGTGGAGTTCCTCGCGGGCCTCTACCTGACGCTGGGCTACCGGGTCTCCAAGCGCTTCGTTCTCTCCACCGAGACGGTCTACCAGCTGTTCTGCCGCGAATCCGGCGTGCGCCTGGAGTACGTGGAACTTCTGCTGTCCAAGGATGCCGCCGAGCTGCGCAACGTGCTGGAGACCACCGGCGGGGAACTGCTGAAGACCCGGCTGCCCAAGCTCACCCGGTTCGTCATCCTCGACGACGCGGTGGAACAGCTCCACCCTCTGCTGGGGCACGATTACCGGATCGTGGGCTACGAAGGCTTCATCGACACCGTCGTCGACCTTCAGGCTCACTTGGCCTCCTGCGCCACGGCCGCGCCGGAGATGCCGCGCGAGCGTCGGCCCTTGCCCGGTGCCCTGCTCACCACCGACCCGCACACCGGCGAATCCCGTATCACCGAGACGGAAGACGCCGAACAACTCCTGACCCGGCTCATGCAGGAGTCGGCCAACGTTCTGATCACCGGCAAGCCGGGAAGCGGCAAAAGCACCCTGCTGCGCGCCCTGGTCAACGACACCCCTGCTACGGCCCGCCGTTTCCGTTTCTACTTCGACCTCAGCCTGAAGCCCAAGGACGAGGCCTTCGCCGAATATGTGGCCCGCATGCTGGCACCCTGCGTGCCGGGCGAACGCGCCCGTGCCTTCGACCTGTTCCTGTACCTGATCCGCTCCGGTTCGGCTCTCTGTGTTCTGGACGCCGTCGACGAGGCCGTGGACGAGCCCAGCCCCGAGGGGTTCCTGCGTTTGTTCGCGGACCTGGCCTCGGTGCTGTCGGCCGAGTCCTGCGTCGTGCTCAGCTCCCGGGTCTCCTTCCTGGCCGATTCCCCGCAGATCCGGCGCCTGCTCGACTGCTCCAGCGCGATATCCGAGCAACTGGTCGAGCAGATGTACGCCAACGGCGTGGATCCGCAGCGCGTCCCCCGCTTCAGCATGCTGCGCCTGACGGACACACCGGCCGACCGCGAGCCCGCCTCGGACACCGGCGCCGCCGTCCTGTCCACGCCGCTGGCACGACGCCTCCAGAACGCCCTGGACATTGCGGGGACCCCAACGGTCGCCGAGCTGATCGGCACCCACATCGACCACGCCCTCGCCGACGCCGGACTCGCCCACCTCGCCCCGGCCCTCGTTGATACGTGCGGCCGGGCCTTCCTGGAAGACCGCACCGTCTTCCCCCTGCTCGAACTGCACAACGCACTCGGACCGCAAGCCTTCGACGGCGGCCGGATCACTCCCGAGGACTTCCGCCTGATCCCGCTGTTCCGCCCCGCCGGCCCCCAGGCACTGGCCTTCATCCACTCCGCCTACCAGGAGCTGCTCGCCGCCCGCTACCTCAGCACCCCGGACGGCCGCGAACAGGCAGCCGAGCTGCCCGGAGCCCCCTACCTCACGGAACAAGTCCGCGCCTTCCTCGCCGCACACCCCACCGCCAACGCACACCCCGCACTAGCCGAGGACTGTGTGCTCCACCCCGGGGTGTACCTCGTCGGCCCAGCCGAACGGCTGCTGCTGCGCCGCGTCCACCACCCGATCCGATTCGACCGCTACCCGGTCACCGTCGCCCGCTACCGACCCTTCCTCCAGGCCCTGCGACCCGACGGAACCTCACCGTGGGACCACCCCGACCAGCCGCCCGGCACCACCCACGCGCCCTGGACCGAGCGGCTGCGCGCCCCGGACTACTACGACGACCCCCGCTTTGACGACCACCCGGCCATCTGCGTCAGTTGGTGGGCCGCGTACTCCTTCGCCGCTTTCGAAGGCAAGCGTCTGCCCACCTCCCTGGAATGGGAAGCCGCCGCCCGTGGAACCGACGGTCGCCTCTTCCCCTGGGGCGATACCCCCGACCTCGACGCGGTGAACTGCGCCGATACCTGGGCCGGCCGCCCCCTGGTCACCTACCAGGCATGCAAAGAAGAATTCGACCGCGGCGGCTTGGGCCACGCCTGGGTCACCCCGGTCGACGCCCGTCCCGCCAACCGTTCCCCCTACGGGATCGCCGACATGGTCGGCAACGTCTGGGAGTGGACCTCCACCAGCGTGGGCGATCCGGACGAGGCCGTCATCTGCGGTGGCGCCTTCGACAATCCTCTACGCGCTGTCCAGGCCAGTGCCAAGGGCCTGTTCCGCCGCTCCCGAGCCAGCAACGCCGTCGGATTCCGCTGCGTCACCGAGCTGTCTCCCACCATCGGTGACGACGTGAAGGAGGACCCGCAGCCATGA